One Parafrankia discariae DNA segment encodes these proteins:
- the pdxH gene encoding pyridoxamine 5'-phosphate oxidase, with product MAAHPPVHEPPVPDPAVVEPSAPDPAVPDPAAQRRGYHPGRFDERMLAPTWLEQFQEWFIDASAPGAGIREPNAMIFSTADAAGRPSSRTVLMKGFDARGFALFTNYTSTKAREAAANPYGSLLFPWYPLERQVIVAGSIERVSRAESAEYFRSRPRGSQLGAWASHQSQVIDSRAALTERLAWLGHRWPAPQPVPTPPFWGGLRLVPTSVEFWQGRPDRLHDRLRYRLTTPRRDSGSTPDAGPADAPSRPADAAGWIVERLAP from the coding sequence ATGGCCGCCCATCCGCCCGTGCACGAACCGCCCGTGCCCGACCCGGCTGTGGTCGAGCCATCCGCGCCCGACCCGGCCGTGCCCGACCCGGCCGCGCAGCGGCGCGGCTACCACCCCGGCCGGTTCGACGAGCGGATGCTCGCCCCGACCTGGCTCGAGCAGTTTCAGGAATGGTTCATCGACGCCTCGGCCCCGGGGGCGGGTATCCGCGAACCCAACGCGATGATCTTCTCCACCGCCGACGCGGCCGGGCGGCCGAGTTCCCGCACCGTCCTGATGAAGGGGTTCGACGCGCGCGGATTCGCGCTGTTCACGAACTACACGTCGACGAAGGCCCGTGAGGCCGCCGCGAATCCGTACGGGTCGCTGCTCTTCCCGTGGTACCCGTTGGAACGCCAGGTGATCGTCGCCGGTTCGATTGAACGCGTGTCGCGGGCGGAGAGCGCGGAGTATTTCCGCTCCCGGCCGCGGGGATCCCAGCTCGGCGCGTGGGCGAGCCACCAGTCCCAGGTGATCGACTCCCGCGCGGCGCTCACCGAGCGGCTCGCCTGGCTCGGCCACAGGTGGCCAGCTCCACAACCGGTGCCGACTCCCCCCTTTTGGGGGGGACTGCGGCTCGTCCCGACCTCGGTCGAGTTCTGGCAGGGGCGTCCGGACCGCCTCCACGACCGTCTGCGCTACCGCCTGACCACTCCCCGTCGAGACTCCGGCAGCACACCGGACGCCGGACCCGCCGACGCACCGAGTCGGCCCGCCGACGCTGCGGGATGGATCGTCGAGCGTCTGGCGCCCTGA
- a CDS encoding L,D-transpeptidase: MTGGVGTTSHVAKARRGLDRVGTAALAVVLGGVILTGCGGDDSTAASGQVPEPVRSQLAAVAGLGQGASTVVTATGASVDVYQAPNAAKPTSSLSNPNENGAPRVFLVQAKMPGWWQVLLPVEPNGSSGWVKAEQVTASQTPYRIVVARGAHKLRLLSNDKVIAEEPVAIGTTDTPTPGGRFFLMELLKPSDPGGPYGPYAFGLSGFSTSLDSFGGRDPVIGIHGTNEPGSIGRDVSHGCIRLSNDAITRLAQTVPLGTPVEIIA, from the coding sequence ATGACCGGCGGCGTCGGCACGACCAGCCACGTCGCGAAGGCCCGTCGCGGCCTGGACCGGGTGGGCACGGCGGCGCTGGCCGTCGTGCTCGGCGGCGTGATCCTCACCGGCTGCGGCGGGGACGACTCGACCGCGGCGTCCGGCCAGGTCCCGGAGCCGGTGCGCAGCCAGCTCGCCGCCGTCGCCGGCCTCGGCCAGGGCGCGAGCACCGTCGTGACCGCCACCGGCGCGAGTGTCGACGTCTACCAGGCACCGAACGCGGCGAAGCCGACGTCCAGCCTGTCGAACCCGAACGAGAACGGCGCCCCGCGGGTCTTCCTGGTGCAGGCGAAGATGCCGGGGTGGTGGCAGGTCCTGCTGCCCGTCGAGCCCAACGGGAGCTCGGGCTGGGTCAAGGCCGAGCAGGTGACGGCTAGCCAGACCCCCTACCGGATCGTCGTCGCCCGCGGCGCGCACAAGCTGCGGCTGCTCAGCAACGACAAGGTGATCGCGGAGGAGCCGGTGGCGATCGGCACCACCGACACCCCGACGCCCGGCGGTCGCTTCTTCCTGATGGAACTCCTGAAGCCCAGTGACCCGGGCGGCCCCTACGGTCCGTACGCCTTCGGGCTCAGCGGCTTCTCGACCAGCCTGGACTCGTTCGGCGGCCGGGACCCGGTGATCGGCATCCACGGGACGAACGAGCCCGGTTCGATCGGCCGGGACGTCAGCCACGGCTGCATCCGCCTGAGCAACGACGCGATCACCCGCCTGGCCCAGACCGTCCCCCTGGGCACTCCGGTGGAGATCATCGCCTAG
- a CDS encoding cryptochrome/photolyase family protein, translating into MSSPPSTQAVWWLRRDLRLDDNPALLAAAGSGRVLALFVLDDALRRPAGPVRLAFLHRCLRDLDARLGGRLCVRTGNPADVVPALAREIAADAVHIAADYGPYGSHRDNLVERALAADGRRLVRTGSPYAVTPGRLRKPDGTSYRVFTPFYRAWKEHGWRAPAGPADPTWLRPTDLDGGGEPIPADPDLGGTELPPAGEHAAHERLGAFLTESLAGYAAHRDEPAAAVTSRLSPYLKWGCVHPRTVLDALRTAAAAGAGAAGAEPAAASAEKFRSELAWREFYADVLATTPSSARTDLTETLAAMDYEPPGDSFEAWKWGRTGYPIVDAGMRQLLAEGWVHNRVRMIEASFVCKDLHVHWTHGARWYLERLVDGDLASNNHGWQWTAGTGTDAAPYFRVFNPVSQGRRFDPDGAYIRRWVPELRGLPSDVVHEPWKLPAGPPNGYPRPVVDHAAERREALDRHARARHHA; encoded by the coding sequence ATGAGCTCGCCTCCCTCGACGCAGGCGGTGTGGTGGCTTCGCCGCGACCTCCGGCTCGACGACAACCCGGCGCTGCTCGCCGCCGCCGGATCCGGCCGGGTGCTGGCGCTCTTCGTCCTCGACGACGCGCTGCGGCGCCCGGCCGGCCCCGTCCGCCTGGCGTTCCTCCACCGGTGCCTGCGCGACCTGGACGCCCGGCTCGGCGGCCGGCTGTGCGTGCGTACCGGGAACCCGGCGGACGTCGTCCCCGCGCTCGCCCGCGAGATCGCCGCGGACGCCGTCCACATCGCGGCCGACTACGGCCCGTACGGATCCCACCGCGACAACCTGGTGGAACGTGCTCTGGCCGCGGACGGCCGGCGGCTCGTGCGCACCGGCTCGCCCTACGCCGTCACGCCCGGCCGCCTGCGCAAGCCCGACGGGACGTCCTACCGCGTGTTCACGCCCTTCTACCGGGCCTGGAAGGAGCACGGCTGGCGCGCGCCGGCCGGGCCGGCGGATCCCACCTGGCTCCGGCCCACCGACCTCGACGGCGGCGGCGAGCCGATACCGGCCGATCCGGACCTGGGGGGCACCGAGCTACCGCCGGCCGGCGAGCACGCCGCGCACGAGCGGCTGGGCGCCTTCCTGACCGAATCGCTGGCCGGCTACGCGGCGCACCGCGACGAGCCGGCCGCGGCCGTCACCTCCCGCCTCTCGCCCTACCTGAAGTGGGGCTGTGTCCACCCGCGCACCGTCCTCGACGCGCTCCGCACCGCCGCGGCCGCCGGGGCCGGGGCCGCCGGGGCGGAGCCGGCGGCCGCTTCGGCCGAGAAGTTCCGCTCCGAGCTCGCCTGGCGCGAGTTCTACGCGGACGTCCTCGCCACGACACCGTCGTCGGCCCGGACCGACCTCACCGAGACCCTGGCCGCGATGGACTACGAGCCTCCCGGCGACTCCTTCGAGGCGTGGAAGTGGGGCCGCACCGGCTACCCGATCGTCGACGCCGGGATGCGCCAGCTTCTCGCCGAGGGCTGGGTGCACAACCGGGTCCGGATGATCGAGGCCTCGTTCGTGTGCAAGGACCTGCACGTCCACTGGACGCACGGCGCCCGCTGGTACCTCGAGCGCCTCGTCGACGGCGACCTCGCGTCCAACAACCACGGCTGGCAGTGGACGGCCGGCACCGGAACCGACGCCGCCCCGTACTTCCGGGTGTTCAACCCGGTCTCGCAGGGCCGCAGGTTCGACCCCGACGGGGCCTACATCCGCCGCTGGGTCCCCGAGCTGCGCGGTCTCCCGTCCGACGTGGTGCACGAGCCGTGGAAGCTCCCGGCCGGTCCGCCGAACGGTTACCCGCGCCCGGTCGTCGATCACGCCGCCGAACGCCGGGAGGCCCTGGACCGGCACGCCCGGGCCCGCCACCACGCCTGA
- a CDS encoding alpha/beta hydrolase family esterase — translation MSAVRSRRFVAVRLLISLLAAALVVAGCGLAGGAGPSARPGPTSEEGTIPTPPPTIGPDAFERSGRGGQIRLTLPDAGTAGPYPLVVALHSLYHDGTEPQRGWGLDELARSAGFAVVYPDGLGMSWNAGTCCGPAGAAGSDDVGWLRSLIAHLESSYPIDPRRVSIIGLSNGGMLAYRYACEHGDELAGFAVVAASLQTFNCVPPAPVTTVSIHGGLDGHVPYAGALWSEALQTGITPVEVSLAPFRAVDGCPAPTQPADTTTTGADGHPIGTTGAGAQVGVVGPAGSATAGPADPAIVTAAGPGLPAATTSPAAGQGPLGQAPLGQAPLGQPPATGPAPAGPGTPAAQPLAPPVQVAPVAVRHETTCSTSARLVQYVLPALGHGWPPLTGAGSFDTATVLWELLEPARAAAAGPRI, via the coding sequence GTGTCGGCCGTCCGCAGCCGCCGCTTCGTCGCGGTACGGCTTCTCATCTCCCTGCTCGCGGCAGCGCTGGTCGTGGCCGGGTGCGGGCTCGCGGGCGGGGCCGGGCCGAGCGCCCGGCCCGGCCCGACGAGCGAGGAGGGGACCATCCCCACCCCGCCGCCGACAATCGGTCCCGACGCCTTCGAGCGGAGTGGACGGGGCGGTCAGATCCGGTTGACGCTGCCGGACGCCGGCACGGCGGGCCCGTACCCGCTCGTCGTGGCGCTGCACAGCCTGTACCACGACGGCACCGAGCCGCAGCGCGGCTGGGGGCTCGACGAGCTCGCCCGCTCGGCCGGCTTCGCCGTCGTCTACCCCGACGGGCTGGGGATGTCCTGGAACGCGGGCACCTGCTGCGGCCCGGCCGGGGCCGCCGGCAGTGACGACGTCGGCTGGCTGCGCTCGCTCATCGCGCACCTGGAGAGCAGCTACCCGATCGATCCGCGGCGGGTGAGCATCATCGGGCTGTCGAACGGCGGCATGCTCGCCTACCGCTACGCCTGCGAGCACGGCGACGAGCTCGCCGGGTTCGCGGTCGTCGCGGCCAGCCTGCAGACCTTCAACTGCGTCCCGCCCGCGCCCGTGACCACGGTGTCGATCCACGGCGGACTGGACGGCCACGTCCCGTACGCCGGCGCGCTGTGGTCCGAGGCCCTGCAGACGGGGATCACGCCCGTCGAGGTGAGCCTCGCCCCGTTCCGGGCGGTGGACGGCTGCCCGGCACCCACCCAGCCCGCCGACACCACGACCACCGGCGCGGACGGCCACCCGATCGGCACGACCGGGGCCGGGGCCCAGGTCGGGGTGGTCGGCCCGGCCGGGTCCGCCACCGCCGGACCAGCCGACCCGGCGATCGTCACCGCCGCCGGCCCCGGGCTGCCGGCCGCCACCACATCACCGGCGGCCGGGCAGGGACCGCTGGGCCAGGCGCCCCTCGGGCAGGCCCCGCTGGGCCAGCCGCCGGCGACGGGACCGGCACCGGCGGGACCGGGCACGCCCGCGGCCCAGCCGCTCGCGCCGCCGGTCCAGGTGGCGCCGGTGGCCGTCCGGCACGAGACGACCTGTTCGACCTCCGCCCGCCTCGTGCAGTACGTGCTGCCGGCGCTGGGCCACGGCTGGCCGCCGCTGACCGGCGCCGGCTCCTTCGACACGGCCACCGTGCTGTGGGAGCTGCTGGAGCCGGCCCGCGCGGCCGCCGCCGGCCCCCGGATCTGA
- the mscL gene encoding large conductance mechanosensitive channel protein MscL, translating into MKGFKEFLLRGNVVDLAVAVVIGTAFTAVVTSLVANLFTPLIAAIIGKPDFAQLTFTINNSVFYYGRFLNSLIAFLSIAAVIYFVVVAPVSRINERRRRGQTSPLDDPTLTDETRLLTEIRDLLAAGRR; encoded by the coding sequence ATGAAGGGCTTCAAAGAGTTCCTGCTGCGGGGGAACGTCGTCGATCTCGCGGTCGCCGTCGTGATCGGCACCGCCTTCACCGCGGTGGTCACGTCGCTGGTCGCGAACCTCTTCACCCCGCTCATCGCCGCGATCATCGGGAAGCCGGACTTCGCGCAGCTCACCTTCACGATCAACAACAGCGTCTTCTACTACGGTCGATTCCTGAACAGCCTCATCGCGTTCCTCTCGATCGCCGCGGTGATCTACTTTGTCGTGGTGGCACCGGTCAGCAGGATCAATGAGCGGCGCCGGCGCGGCCAGACCTCCCCACTGGACGATCCGACGCTCACGGACGAGACCCGGCTGCTGACCGAGATCCGGGACCTGTTGGCGGCCGGGCGTCGGTGA